The bacterium genome contains the following window.
GGCGAGCAGGACGTTCATGTGCCCCGGCATGCGACCGGCCACCGGATGGATCGCGTACTTCACGTCGACGCCGCGCTCGCCGAGGATGCTCGCCAGCTCGGCGACGGCGTGCTGCGCCTGGGCGACGGCCATGCCGTACCCCGGCACGATGATCACCCGCGCCGAGGTCTCGAACAGGGTCGCCGTCTCGTCCGCCGTGATGCTGCGCACCGTCCCCTTGGCCTCGGCCGCCGCCGCGGCCGCGTCCTCCGACGCGACGGCGCCAAAGGCGCCGAAGAGCACGTTGGTCGCCGAGCGGTTCATGGCGCGGCACATCAGCAGCGAGAGCAGGAAGCCGGAGGTGCCGTCGAGCGAGCCGGTGACGATCTGGATCTTGTTCATCAGCACGAAGCCCATCGCCGCGTCGGCGAGGCCGCCGTAGGAGTTGAGCAGGGCGATGACCACCGGCATGTCGGCGGCGCCGATGGGGATGACCAGCATGAGGCCGAAGACGAAGGCCAGGGCGACCATGAGGTAGAACATCGGCGTCGCCAGTTGGGTGCCGATCAGGTAGGCGGCGATGGCGCCGATCACGCCGAGCAGGGCCAGGCTGACGATGTTCTGGCCGCGATAGGTGATCGGCCGCCCGGGCAGCAGCTCCTGCAGCTTCGCCGCCGCGATCAGCGAGCCGGTGAAGGTGAGACCGCCGACGATGACCTCGAAGCTCAGCGCCGTCAGCGTCACCCGGCCGAGCTCGCCCTGGAAGCGGAAATACTCGGAGACGCCGACCAGGCAGGCGGCCAGCGCGCCCAGCGAGTGCGAGAACGCCGTCCGCTGCGGCACCGCCGTCATCGGGATGCGCAGGCCCATCCAGCCGCCGCCGACGGCGCCGATCGCCAGGCCGAGGAAGATCCAGGTGTAGTGGACGATGTGATGGTGGAAGAGCGTGCCGACCACGGCCAGCACCATGCCGTAGGCCGCCAGGAGCATGCCCGCCCGCGCCCACTTCGGCGAGCTCAGCCCCTTCAGGCCGAGGATGAACATCGCCGCGGAGAGGATGTAGGCGTAGCGCAGCACCTCGTCGGCGGCGTGCTCGCGCATGTAGACGAGCAGGCCGACGCCGACCGGCTTGGCGATGAGGATGCCGAGCAGCAGCACGCCGACCGCGCCCGACGCCCCGAGGGTGGCCTGCAGCTCGACCGGCCGCCGCTTGCCGCCCTTCTGCTCCTCCGCGGTCTTGAACATGCGCAGCATGCGGTCGGTGATGAGGAACCCGCCGAAGGCGTTGGTCGCCGAGCAGGTGACCGCGATGAAGCCGAGCAGCGAGCACACCCAGCCGTTCTCGACGTCGCTGTAGTCGCTGCCCGCCACCACCAGCGACCCGACCAGCGAGATCGCGGCGATGGCGTTGGTCGCCGACATCAGCGGCGTATGGAGGAGCGGCGGAACCTTGGTGATGATGTGGTAGCCGAGGAAGCCGGCCAGGAGGACGATGTAGAGACTGACCTCGAGCTCGCTGGTCATGCCGATGTCCCCGTCGCCATCGCCGCCTTGACCGCCTCGTTGACCACCTCGCCGGCGTGGGTGACGCAGGCCCCGGCGATCACTTCATCCGCCAGATCGATGGCGAGGGCGCCGTTCTTCACGAAGGCGTTGAGCAGCTCGGTGACGTTGCGCGCATAGAGTTGACTCGCGTGCACCGGCATCGAGGCCGGCAGGTTCACCGGACCGTGGATGCTGACGCCGTGCGCCACGACCACCTCGCCCGCCGTCGTGAGCTCGCAGTTGCCGCCGCTCTCGGCCGCCAGGTCGACGATCACCGACCCCGGCCGCATCGCCGCCACCGTCTCCTTGGTGATCAGCCGCGGCGCCCGCTTGCCCGGCACCATCGCGGTGGTGATGACGACATCGAAATCCTTCGTCTTCTCCGCCAGCATCTCCTGCTGCTTGCGACTGGCGTCGGCCGACAGGGCCTTGGCGTACCCGCCTCTGTCCTCGGCGTCGGAGACCCCGAGATCGAAGGCGAGGAACTTGG
Protein-coding sequences here:
- a CDS encoding NAD(P)(+) transhydrogenase (Re/Si-specific) subunit beta; protein product: MTSELEVSLYIVLLAGFLGYHIITKVPPLLHTPLMSATNAIAAISLVGSLVVAGSDYSDVENGWVCSLLGFIAVTCSATNAFGGFLITDRMLRMFKTAEEQKGGKRRPVELQATLGASGAVGVLLLGILIAKPVGVGLLVYMREHAADEVLRYAYILSAAMFILGLKGLSSPKWARAGMLLAAYGMVLAVVGTLFHHHIVHYTWIFLGLAIGAVGGGWMGLRIPMTAVPQRTAFSHSLGALAACLVGVSEYFRFQGELGRVTLTALSFEVIVGGLTFTGSLIAAAKLQELLPGRPITYRGQNIVSLALLGVIGAIAAYLIGTQLATPMFYLMVALAFVFGLMLVIPIGAADMPVVIALLNSYGGLADAAMGFVLMNKIQIVTGSLDGTSGFLLSLLMCRAMNRSATNVLFGAFGAVASEDAAAAAAEAKGTVRSITADETATLFETSARVIIVPGYGMAVAQAQHAVAELASILGERGVDVKYAIHPVAGRMPGHMNVLLAEANVPYEQLVEMEQINPYFPEADIVLVVGANDVTNPAARTNKASPLYGMPILDVEKAKSIIVLKRSMRPGFAGVDNELYYNERCMMLFGDAKDSITKLISEMKSLL